In Cervus elaphus chromosome 3, mCerEla1.1, whole genome shotgun sequence, the following proteins share a genomic window:
- the SCAF11 gene encoding protein SCAF11 isoform X3 yields MRKKIIKEDLLSAKLYDLKMIHRNSKYNEMGGKKNSIIKTNKPRGSNPCTNQRFRSFFSDVFSPSHTGESSLAYTAYCTEFIEINEVSALIRQKRQELELSWFPDTLPGIGRISFIPCNIEIEVLPLISSVLPRTILPTSTISLENFGTSCKGYALAHTQEGEEKKQTSGTSNTRGSRRKPAAATPTRRSTRNTRADPVSQSQRSPVSNISGCDAPDNNNPSVSVSSSGESEKQTRQAPKRKSVRRGRKLPLLKKKLRSSVPTPEKSSSSDSVDEEVAEPDIPPELEKEHQSDVESINTVQINVENESANGLRSCSEPLKESEECAETHDTEERVETLHSESGTQDPPVLFGGEEEIQEVENTGIEVNVLCLESEISASTSEKGSDPLENQDPIAEPSESEIKADICIDHAPNDSLTCSGSEMEVYQPASSLGELPENVESIVNEEKVMESSIVNIIDRRDSTVKTEQLIDSPKLESSEGGVIQAVDRKSIESLEVHLLGHVENEDAEIIATCDTSGNETLNSIQDSENSLLKKNLNTKLDKSLEEKTESLVEHPRSTELPKTHVGLIQKHFSEDNNEMIPMECDSFCSDQNESEIEPSVNADAKQVNENSVEHSSQKTMSSSDPANEKVETVSQPSENPVDVTDKAKKPRTRRSRFHSPSTTWSPNKDTAREKKRSQSPSPKRETGKDSRKSRSPSPKKESVRGRRKSRSQSPKKDSARERRRSQSRSPKRDSAKEGKRSESLSPKRENRRSQSKVKDSSPREKSRSRSREKESDRDGSRRDRDRERRMRRWSRSRSRSRSPSRSRTKCKGSSFGRNDRNSYSPRWKERWANDGWRCPRGNDRYRKSDSEKQNENTRKEKNDSPDADDSNSSDKHRNDCPTWVTEKINSGPDPRTRNPEKLKDSHWEENRNENSGNSWNKNFSSAWMSNRGRGNRGRGNHRGGFAYTDQNENRWQNRKPLSGNSNSSGNETFKFVEQQPYKRKSEQEFSFDTPADRSGWTSASSWAVRKTLPADVQNYYSRRGRSSSGPQPGWMRQDEEAAEQESNLKDQTNQQGDGSQLPINMMQPQMNAMQQHMSAHQPVNMFPYPVGVPAPLMNIQRSPFSIHPQLPLHLHTGVPLVQVAAPSGVSQGLPPPPPPPPPSQQVSYMAAQPDGKQVQGIPSASHVSSNMSTPVLPAPTAAPGNMGTVQGPSSGNTASSSHSKASNAAVKLAESKVSVTVEASADSSKTDKKLQIQEKAAQEVKLAIKPFYQNKDITKEEYKEIVRKAVDKVCHSKSGEVNSTKVANLVKAYVDKYKYSRKGSQKKTLEEPMSADKNMC; encoded by the exons GAAACTCTAAATACAATGaaatgggaggaaagaaaaattcaataataaagacaaataag CCTCGAGGATCAAATCCATGTACGAATCAGCGCTTCAGGAGTTTTTTCTCCGATGTCTTTTCTCCCAGTCACActggagagtcttctcttgcCTATACGGCTTACTG tACAGAATTTATAGAAATCAATGAAGTCAGTGCTTTGATTAGGCAGAAGAGACAGGAACTGGAATTGTCATGGTTTCCTGATACATTACCTGGAATTGGAAG aaTTAGTTTTATACCCTGCAATATTGAAATAGAAGTCCTTCCTCTCATCTCTTCTGTGTTGCCAAGAACTATTCTTCCAACAAGTACCATATCTTTAGAAAATTTTG GTACTTCTTGCAAAGGCTATGCATTAGCACATACTCAAGAAGGGGAAGAGAAGAAGCAAACTTCTGGTACCTCAAACACCAGAGGATCAAGACGAAAACCTGCAGCAGCAACACCTACAAGAAGATCTACACGTAACACAAGAGCTGACCCAGTCAGTCAGTCTCAGAGATCCCCAGTATCAAATATTTCTGGGTGTGATGCCCCAGATAACAATAATCCATCTGTAAGTGTTTCCTCCTCAGGTGAGTCAGAGAAGCAAACAAGGCAGGCTCCAAAACGGAAGTCtgtaagaagaggaagaaaactaCCCTTATTGAAAAAGAAACTTCGAAGCTCTGTGCCTACCCCTGAAAAATCATCTTCCAGTGATTCAGTTGATGAAGAAGTAGCAGAACCTGACATACCACCTGAGTTAGAGAAAGAACACCAATCAGATGTAGAAAGTATTAACACTGTGCAGATAAATGTAGAAAATGAGTCTGCTAATGGCTTAAGAAGTTGCAGTGAGCCATTAAAGGAGAGTGAAGAATGTGCTGAGACCCATGATACAGAGGAAAGAGTAGAAACTTTACATTCTGAGTCTGGTACCCAAGATCCTCCTGTGTTATttggaggggaggaggaaattCAAGAAGTTGAGAATACAGGTATAGAAGTTAATGTTTTATGTCTGGAAAGTGAGATTTCTGCAAGTACTTCCGAAAAAGGAAGTGATCCATTGGAAAATCAAGACCCAATAGCTGAACCTTCAGaatcagaaataaaagcagaTATATGTATAGATCATGCTCCAAATGATTCTCTTACATGTTCAGGATCTGAAATGGAAGTGTACCAACCCGCATCAAGCTTAGGTGAGTTACCTGAGAATGTGGAGTCAATAGTTAATGAAGAAAAAGTTATGGAGAGTTCTATAGTAAATATTATTGATCGTAGAGATTCTACAGTAAAAACAGAACAGCTTATTGACAGTCCCAAATTAGAATCTTCTGAGGGTGGAGTTATACAAGCAGTGGACAGAAAATCTATTGAGAGTTTAGAGGTTCATTTGCTTGGGCATGTTGAAAATGAAGATGCAGAAATAATTGCAACATGTGATACTTCAGGGAATGAAACTCTCAATAGTATTCAAGACTCTgaaaatagtttattaaaaaaaaatcttaacaccAAATTGGACAAATCTTTAGAAGAAAAGACTGAATCTTTGGTTGAACATCCCAGATCTACAGAATTGCCTAAAACACACGTTGGACTGATTCAGAAGCATTTTAGTGAGGATAATAACGAAATGATACCTATGGAATGTGATTCATTTTGCAGTGACCAAAATGAATCCGAAATCGAACCATCTGTAAATGCTGATGCtaaacaagtaaatgaaaattCTGTGGAGCACAGTTCCCAAAAGACTATGTCATCTTCTGATCCTGCAAATGAAAAGGTTGAAACTGTATCTCAACCATCTGAAAACCCAGTAGATGTGACAGATAAAGCCAAAAAGCCTCGTACGAGAAGATCTAGATTTCACTCTCCATCTACAACTTGGTCTCCCAACAAAGACACTGCCCGGGAAAAGAAGCGGTCTCAGTCTCCGTCTCCCAAAAGAGAAACTGGAAAAGATAGCAGGAAGTCTCGATCACCATCTCCTAAGAAAGAATCTGTTAGAGGACGGAGAAAATCTCGTTCTCAGTCCCCCAAAAAGGATAGTGCAAGAGAAAGGAGGAGATCTCAGTCTCGGTCTCCAAAAAGAGATAGTGCTAAGGAAGGCAAAAGATCTGAGTCACTCTCCCCAAAAAGAGAGAACAGAAGATCTCAGTCCAAAGTGAAAGATTCCTCCCCAAGAGAAAAATCCAGGTCCCggagcagagaaaaagagagtgatAGAGATGGGTCGAGAAGAGACCGAGATAGagaaaggagaatgagaaggtggTCTCGATCCAGATCACGGTCAAGGTCACCATCAAGATCTAGAACAAAATGTAAGGGTTCATCATTTGGTAGAAATGACAGGAACAGTTACTCTCCTCGATGGAAAGAAAGATGGGCAAACGATGGTTGGAGATGTCCACGAGGGAATGATCGATACAGAAAGAGTGactcagagaaacagaatgaaaatacgagaaaagaaaaaaatgacagtccAGATGCTGATGATTCAAATTCTTCTGACAAACATAGAAATGACTGTCCCACTTGggtaacagaaaaaataaattctgggcCTGATCCGAGGACCAGAAATCCAGAAAAGTTAAAAGATTCTCATtgggaagaaaatagaaatgagaaTTCAGGGAATTCTTGGAATAAAAACTTTAGTTCAGCTTGGATGTCTAACCGTGGTAGAGGTAACCGTGGTAGAGGTAACCATAGAGGTGGTTTTGCCTATACAGATCAAAATGAAAACAGGTGGCAAAACCGAAAACCCCTCTCAGGGAATTCAAATAGTTCAGGGAATGAGACTTTCAAATTTGTGGAGCAGCAACCCTATAAACGGAAAAGTGAGCAAGAGTTCTCCTTTGATACACCAGCCGATAGGTCGGGGTGGACGTCTGCATCGAGTTGGGCTGTGAGAAAGACTCTGCCGGCAGATGTACAGAACTATTACTCGAGACGGGGGAGGAGCTCTTCAGGCCCACAGCCTGGATGGATGAGGCAAGACGAGGAGGCGGCTGAACAGG AGTCTAACCTGAAAGACCAAACAAACCAACAAGGTGATGGTTCTCAGCTACCTATAAACATGATGCAGCCACAGATGAATGCAATGCAGCAGCACATGAGTGCACACCAGCCTGTGAACATGTTTCCATATCCCGTGGGTGTTCCTGCTCCTTTGATGAACATCCAGCGCAGTCCGTTCAGCATTCATCCTCAGCTGCCCTTGCATCTGCACACGGGAGTGCCTCTCGTGCAGGTGGCGGCTCCTAGCGGCGTATCTCAGGGGCTgccgccacccccgccccctcccccgccatccCAGCAAGTCAGCTACATGGCTGCACAGCCGGACGGAAAGCAGGTGCAG GGTATTCCTAGTGCTTCTCATGTAAGTAGTAACATGAGTACACCAGTCTTGCCTGCTCCgacagcagccccaggaaataTGGGAACAGTTCAGGGACCAAGTTCTGGTAATACTGCGTCATCAAGTCACAGCAAAGCTTCTAATGCTGCTGTAAaattggcagaaagcaaagtaaGTGTTACAGTGGAAGCCAGCGCAGATAGCTCGAAGACAGACAAG AAACTGCAAATTCAAGAAAAAGCAGCACAGGAGGTAAAATTGGCCATTAAGCcattttatcaaaataaagatATCACCAAGGAAGAATATAAAGAGATTGTACGGAAAGCAGTAGATAAA GTGTGTCATAGTAAGAGTGGAGAAGTAAATTCTACTAAAGTGGCAAATCTGGTTAAAGCCTATGTAGACAAATACAAATATTCACGGAAGGGAAGCCAAAAGAAAACCCTAGAAGAACCTATGTCTGCTGATAAAAACATGTGCTGA